In the Pocillopora verrucosa isolate sample1 chromosome 4, ASM3666991v2, whole genome shotgun sequence genome, TTGTAAATGCAATCATCAGCAATGTCGAAACGTTCTTATGCGAGATTAGAATAAGAGAGTTAATGAGCGTGTTAATATGCCGGCTTTACTTGTAATATTATCATCAATCATACTTGAACTCTCACAACTGGCCCAAATGCTTTCAGGATGGGTCTCATTCAGGGGTGCTCACAATTAGACCGTGCTTTGGCCACCCTTCAGCAGTGTTCCACTTGGGTGGTGTCCTCCGAACTGTAGTGACTGGTGACGAGTATTATCGTTGAGAACACTCAACATTTACAGAGTAAGAAAGTCAAAGCCTGTGCCGGAGAACGGAGACGATATAGAGATCTATTTCAATGTTGAGACCGCCTCTTGTGCTCTGAGAACACAAGGCTGTAATTTGAGGGAGTTTGAAGTTACTGAAAAGATTTTGTGACATTGTGCTTTTGCAATAcccaatcacaatttttttataaaacacgATTTTAAGTAGACAACATGAGTCGTTGctacaattttcaaaacctAATCTATTTATCTTCTTTACATTATCGTTTTTCCTGTTCGGTCCTTGTTCGGAATGGGAAAACTTTACTTTGCCAGGGATAAGTATTGACACTCTACTTTAGCGTTTACCTCCATATCAAAAGATATcaacaataaaagaaacaacaacaaaagcaacagcAACAGAAACAGCAATGGCAACGTCAACGATGGCAACAACAAGAATGACGACACTGACACCTACAAAGCATacaactaaaacaaaagaaggagagaaagaaataataCTAAAACTGTTTCGTTATAATGATGCACGTGCATGTTGTCAATTGTGGTGGTTCAACATGTTACCTCAGCGTAGATAACGGTTagcatttttgtaaaaagattTGTCTTTGCCGAAACTCCCTTCCTTATAAGTACATATTCCGCTTCAAGTAATTTGATGCAAGTATCGTATTATTTAAAACTCTTTGACCAGCCAAAGTGGGTATTATACCTTGACGCTGTAATGATGGAAGTGTTGACTTGATCTAAAGCTGTCTGTAGGAAGAAGGTCACAAATATAGTTTCCAAAGATaagcggacggtgctttttgcccattgttgtcatcattatcgttatcacgccggaagaagtataaagccggcatgtcgccttacccagctacacagaaaattgttctctcttttgctccccttggatcctggaaactgttactattaagacgatcaacaagaaagcctttataattattgaaacttttgattaacagaatgtaggaaaaaatcggtggggagagtttttcgcgtatcttataatctaaacgatagttttaaataaaacaaataacaattcattcaatttaccttagttgtctcgtgtttaaaagtggcgtttctggggaccgtagattcttctctgattcttcttgtctcagccaagactcactatcatcaacttttttcttgtgcttcttacggcatgggacacagtgagctgaggtaagcgattgcaaatttctcagttaaagtaaagcccagtagcatccatcaggaattaaaaaccgacatgcactgtttacttttattattcttaatcaaataaggggtgttttagtctgcaagtTTAATCATAccggttaatgagaatcatacaaactgaggaaaactgaccgcaaataattgtgaaccgtacgcatgagtaagtagattgcgttgtcaggtgatttgatcttctacaaaaacattattgattatcaaccgagcaactttgtacatatttccatctgtgatgaaaagcacttacgtttttcaacgtgatgtgtacttaatacccttcatctaataaagaatttcttctcttttcgagcagatatgtcacgtgacaaaaatagataacacaaaatgttactgaagaccacctgattcaactggaataataactccaaacagcttttgaacgtcctgagacatatgcaaggtaattacatctctgccttggatacgcttcctgacaccatcatgatcagggtACTGACGTGTTACCTCTTTACctcttctccaaaacttccccagagtgtagcgatgcctatagcaaatccacatttttttgtttatcctcctgagcgaggtgaaataggccaatccttgccaagattagctcattttcacttaaaaacctctttagacaggtggcagcttatcaaatgatgttttacttcgtcattgtattcagacagtcgtaccaaaccacttaagccacacgatgaaccaaagttttttccatctttgctattcaaaaagcagtcctgagacataatgaacgtctcgcttgtgaacgacttcttcctgtacttgtcagtaattgtttccaacgcgatacaagttcgggagatctaaaggaactcactataactttgtatattcgatacgatttcaatttccgcgtcaaaggagaagcctactgtaattcgtgagtggtcagtggttacgctagtgaggtaaagaatgggtttgtgactttctcattcaattgaaagactcgcgtcactcttataaaatggttgaacggaatacagacttcgagtagtctcttatttttcttatagatagtgaggtcacgcgtatcctgtgagcagGGTGAatccgcgagacgcgagactcgtatctcgcgtcttcaCCGCTCCACcctctcagagttgggcaaagacaagacacgttatttccggtgcgatacaagaggttcaatggttatctcgattatctaaacacatttatttacgtggtaaagatttgcttttaaatctatgaactgatgctagtcctatttggaacgaagtgtatttgaaataaaaaagaatactaagtaaaacaaaagttgtctgcaacacgaagtatgccttcgcattaagactgagaatcctaatgtttatcgaatgttcccaaaaaccttctgataatctgcccgcatccacccctcaccccgcccctcgccactgaaccgtactgttttcactcagcagctggtcagcggtcacgtttacgaggtaaacaaaccgatcgattcttgatcaccgtttttgtcgatcggaaaatcaaaataccagcgtgatattgccgcgaagatgaagcagttatgttatttgattcgtacttcacattcgagtcgaagcttgggtggcacaggttatttcttgcggtggaatcgacgaggggaattcagaaagttgtagtgtttgtatTGTCGGAAtaatggtcgcatggggatggtaagtttagcaaacaatttcaaattttgccgcttgaattgaaagaaaagttcatttgaattgctttcgtatgtatttctgacggttttagattaacCTGCCctatttatatcggttacgcttcatgttgacaagtccctcaaaatggcggccaaacttggagattgccgaaaattaggtaagttcacggagttataaagttctcgtaaaggtcgggccgcaaagtttttttctgtagttatcttttctatggcacctacttcctagctatgttagttggatcagttaagaacgcctcactttttcaaaaatttaccttgaatttgatcggttttggcgtgtttgatttaggcgaaccgataaggtgtcattcaagtcttcctatttccttgattgacacgtgatgtttacgaaagtcgcctcgatagataagatagagttaatatacatggctatggtatttgttttttgctgagttccgtagttttttgtaaattgtcctctaaagttgtatgaaattaaagtcttgaaaagtgtcacaacaagccttcgctcgagtgaaatttaatttccgtaaaactctgaaaaataaagagatccgatcaaactgattgtggttttagtataggtacatgaatgtcttacaacacacgcgaaacgagcgaaatccgtgtctcaagcaaaatcgaccggactGCTCTTACAGAGATACTCTCTTAAGTTATTATAAACGCTTGAGGATGGACAAAGAATGATTGAAAGACAATTCGTCGCGGCTCTGGAAGTTTTGGAATGCTATCAATTTTTTATAACTTCCGTAAATTCGCCATAAATGTGGAATTTCAGAAAGCACCAAAATCTAACTGTCGACATCCAATGGCATAAAAAACGTTTAATTGATTCTTAAAGGTAAGAGTGCAATGATATGTAAATTAGCTACCATGGATTAAGTTTCTGTATATCTCTTTCTAGTAGCAGTAGAGCAAGTCACCTGTGATAGACGATTCTATGTAACGCTCTTTTTCAACCCCTTAGGAGTTCTCCATCGAAGGAACACAGAAATGTCGTTATTTACCAACACTACCATAGATGGAACCAATACCTCCACCGAGAGCACAATTGAACAATATGAAGAACCAAAAGCTCTGTACATTTTCCGTTTAACCCTCTTCTCCGTGATCATCTCGGCCAGTTTAATCGGCAACTCGATGGTTTGTTATGCTGTGTGTTCCATACCTTCCCGCAAGCCTCTGTCCTACCATCTCGTCGCTAACATGGCCTTCGCAGAAATTCTAAGCAGTGTTTGTTTAGCCGTCATGTTTGCGAGAGAGCAGAATCCAACTGACTACGTCCTTCAAGAGGCCACATGCATTTTGAATCCGTTCCAAGTAATTGCTCTTCTCATTGTGATCTACTCACTGGCTGCCATCGCTTTTTATCGTTACAGATTCATTGTAAACCCTCTTCCACGCGGATCATCCGCTAAGAAGATTACAATTCTGACCATATCTGGGCTGTGGCTGTTGTCATTTGCAATTGCCTTCCCCTATTTCTTTGGTCTCAGGTTTAGAAATGGTGAGTGTGAGGAGCTGTCTGTCGTAAATAATAGATCCTATGTAGCTATCAGATTCATCCTGAATTACGCTTTACCATATATGATAATGCTAGCATCTTACGGAGCAGTGGCGCGGAACCTAAGGAGGCGAATCGCACAGATAAAGAAAAGGAATCGGGATTTGAATGTTGCACCCTCTTGTATTGTTGAAACTAAACTCCAAGAGTTGCGAGATGGCGCGAGAATGGAGGAACGAAGAAGTGTTCTGCTCGATCAGAATAACCGAAGAGACAGTAAACCCGAAAACACAGACCCGGAGAAAGATTtacttaaaatgatttttatgcttatcattatttttgttgtttgttattttccgTATCAAGCCCACTATGTGTGGGAAAGGGTTTGTAACATCACTGCGTATCAATTTAGATATCATCGACTCTttattgattataattttattttgatttgccttccCAGCGCCTTACATCCTTTGTGTTATGGAACAATGAACAGTTTCTTTGCTAAGGCGTTCTCCAAAATCATTCTTTGTAGATCTTGAAAACACAAGAATAAATATGTATCTCAAGTCGTAGAATGCTTTGCTCAAGTTCGAGAAAATTCTCAGGTTTGTTTTGCATTGTTATTAAAGCAGTTTCCGGATGAAAGTTTTGTCAACTTGTTCCTCAGCATTTTACGCCGTTCAGGATTGGTGAGTTTATCTCAAAATTGGCTTTTTAACATATACAGACTTATCACGATGATAAATGTTTATGCGGCCTGCACATCTGCGGCAACAAAGATAGTGGAAGATACTCTTGAGCAACGttacaaatgttaaaaactttaaattacttcaaaacgattcaaagACCGGTACTATCTTTACGTAACCTCCACTAATTTCGTTCCAACGTAACAAAAACATAAGCAACTTCTTGGTTAAAAGTTCAAGATATGAGACCAACGGCCAACCTGGAACTAAGCAAATGCGCTCGCTCtcgatgcaaaacttgtcctttcatttacaacgtagagaaaatgtcggaaCCcgagagatccattaagattacCGATCACTTcacgtgcacctccgccaatgtcatctaTTGCGTAACTAGCATTTGAtacaaaaagttatacattagtgaaacaggaagacgactaggtgaccgattccgagaacaatTTCgtgacgtagaaagaaatgaaaaggacgcatccaaaccagtcgctagacactaCAATTTCCCGAATTACTCTGAGCAGCATATAGCAGTTTGCGGCATTTCCCTCCATCTAAGCaattcggaaagccgcaaaactctagaacaaatacgagaagagaaatttttataTCTGAAAataaccatgtattattttgtttattacataaacacaatagcccattttttacaaaaaaagtcGACttgattaataaatgaaaataaaaggatcgacaatccccgtCAGCAGTATCCAAGTGTCGCACTGGACATTATTGTGCACACGACAGCGCTGAAAAACTCATAAGAAAGCACTTTCTTCCCCTGGAAATGTCATCAAATCGTCGGTGACCTTGATAAATAGTTCCAGCGATTGATAGAATTGCACCTGACATGATAGATCAGTTCAAAAAGAGCAATAAAAACTTACTCGCTGGTCGACTAATGAACTCCCCAGGGCTTGATGGCAGGAACATTGGACCATGTGGGCTGCGCACGCACAATTAAAAAACTACCGCCGCTGATCTTCATACTGCATCTTCAAATCATCTCCACCGAACGAACGAAGTCACAATTCAATGGATCGAGTGTTGAACGCATACATTTAGAGCCCAGGCCTAACACGGAAAGTCAGGAATAGTTTTGCTGCTCGCTAATGCTCGCAGTAACAAAAGTTTTTATTATAACGATTCTAACTTGGATTCCCACCTTTGAATCAAGAAGATACGGTGTACTGCTGgtagattattttttaaagatgaagTTAATTGGTGTTACATCACGATGCTTTATGACTGGGATTGGTTTAGAAAATTTGCACCACCTCTTAGTCACTCGAGTTTTGCCGCGCTCTCTTTGTCTCCATGGGATGTTTATCTTGCTGATAGTCGAAATTTCTTTTATGAATTCAATCGAATGACGCTCCATCTTATTTCGGTAGTGAATTATTGATCAAGTTAGTATGGCGTGCTGTACAGTCGGCATAACTTGATTTCGACCTTTCCTCGATTCATTCccacaaattgatatttcaatttttatctttaaatgAGCTGAACAAGACGTTAACAATGCTTCCAAGAAGCTACCTAGTTTTTATTTCTCGGATATTGTGCTGTGGAGAAATTTCTGCTACTACCCTAGCAAGATAGATATACAGACACTTATAGGCAGAAATGTGATCGTAGGAAAATGTTAATATCGTCGAGCAGCTAAGGTAGCCCGATTGATaagatttcattcattttacGGCGCTTGTTTCTTATGATGATGCTATCTCctttatcaaattattttttgcgaaAGCTTGACAAGAAGATATCAAAACCTGTTCCTAATATGGCAGTTTAAGACTGCTTTGAAAAGCATTAAATTTTAGCTTAAATAGGAACCGTGTACGCGAAAACGTTTGTAATGAACCGTTGAGAAAAGGTTCTCTCATTTACAAAATATTCCCGTCTGCGACTTTGTTGAGAGTATGAAAATGGCGACGGCAATCAAaggacacaaaaaaattattttaaaaagctggTCATGACAAACGACTGCGCGGGAAAATTTCACTGTGATTAGCGCAAACACAGTTTGTCGACACATGAACAAAAAACTTAGAATCCAAACCTTCCGCAAGTGctgatattttttttcggtaatctttttctttcaaacagATCTGTGCCTTGAAGATGCCGTTGTATTACAAGAGGAATTTGAAATCGTTCTGAATAATTTAGGATATAGCGATAGACTAAACTGACCGCCGCTCAATTCTCGCTGGATTTGCAAGCAGATTTTCACTTGGGTTTGTTTAGGGGGAAAAGCACGCGAAATGTCGATTGTGACGTAGCAAGGgcttttaacaaatttttttgtttcctcatgAGCCGTCCAGTTGCTGCCGATGTAAATGTGTATTCACGGCTTCCAGTCGCATGAGTTTTTCTGTTCGTAAAACGTGCGTAAAGAAAACGCATGCGAACAATTTCCACCGCCACGTAAAAATGACTGCCATGCCTTTTAACGTGAGGAAAATGTTGGCCTATGCGTAGAAGTTGAAGAAGTGTGCAACTTAACTTGCACTCTTACGATTGCAACGTGCGTAAAACGCACGTAGTACGTAAACCTCCAGAAAAAAAACGAGGAAGTAGAAATATGATAACGTTTTGTCGACGCACGTAAACGTTCATCTCAACGTACCAaagtatgtaatttttttaaacgcaCTTTTACGCGCATGGAAAAAAGCAACAGTGGAAATCCTGCTTAATGGCACGACATTTTGCCGGTGTTTTGGGCGTTTGAGGGCCGCGATTTTCCTTTACATCTGGGATTTTCACCGAGAAACCCCTCAACTACAACCTCAACTGCATAACATATTCGAAGCCGCATTTTAACTCATCACTCGGACAATTCACTCAGTGTCAGTGAGGCCTTTCAACCACGCACGTATTCCAGAAAAATCCTCCACACATTGTAATTCAAATTGAACGGCACGTTTTAAAGACGGTTATTATATTATTGTTGAGATCAATGCGTCTATActtctgtcattttctttgaaaagaaccAATGATCACTTGAAATTAAGAGAACAAATACTTAGGTCCATCTTATGACTGACAACTCAGTTCCGTTATTTCATAGAACTtgtatatataattattatttatgtGCAGTCTGTACTTTAACGTTTAAAGTACAGACTGAAATTTGCAATTAATTCCGGCGAACATGTTATGTTTACCGACTGAAGGAACATCTGAGAGATGTTTAAAGATAGATTTTTCCCGTTTCCTTCTTTCATCTACCTTATGAGATCTATAATATTCTTTAGTTCTATTAGCTGTAGACAACTTGGAGTTtcttgacaaaaaattaaattgcagGATGTTTTGACTTCTGATCGTCACCTTGTCTGGAGACCTGAGGATGTTTAAAACACATCGACTCACACTCAGCGTTAAATGTAATTACATCAGGgttatttctttattaagaCTATCCATCAAGTGTAGGTGTTTCTCCCTTCCTGAGCAAAAAATCACGCAACGAGGACACGCTTGTGATTTTACAAGATTGTTCGCGAAGTTTCTCCCCCTGCTGTTCAACACATGTACATCTCTAATAACTGGAACATTTGCGGACTCGAACCTAACGTTGATTTGGCTGCTTGctgaaatttttattcaaaccgACATCTCGTTGGTTAATGTTATTAAAATGTGCAATGTAttaataaaaacacaaaaaacaccATCTGTTTCATATTTATGGTCACTTGTTCCCTTCGCCCGATAACCCGATCACCCGATTACTTGAAGCTCTTTCCCTTTCCCTATAAGTTCGATTTATCAGGAGTCA is a window encoding:
- the LOC131788898 gene encoding D(4) dopamine receptor-like isoform X2, encoding MSLFTNTTIDGTNTSTESTIEQYEEPKALYIFRLTLFSVIISASLIGNSMVCYAVCSIPSRKPLSYHLVANMAFAEILSSVCLAVMFAREQNPTDYVLQEATCILNPFQVIALLIVIYSLAAIAFYRYRFIVNPLPRGSSAKKITILTISGLWLLSFAIAFPYFFGLRFRNGECEELSVVNNRSYVAIRFILNYALPYMIMLASYGAVARNLRRRIAQIKKRNRDLNVAPSCIVETKLQELRDGARMEERRSVLLDQNNRRDSKPENTDPEKDLLKMIFMLIIIFVVCYFPYQAHYVWERVCNITAYQFRYHRLFIDYNFILICLPSALHPLCYGTMNSFFAKAFSKIILCRS
- the LOC131788898 gene encoding D(4) dopamine receptor-like isoform X1, whose protein sequence is MAAKLGDCRKLGVLHRRNTEMSLFTNTTIDGTNTSTESTIEQYEEPKALYIFRLTLFSVIISASLIGNSMVCYAVCSIPSRKPLSYHLVANMAFAEILSSVCLAVMFAREQNPTDYVLQEATCILNPFQVIALLIVIYSLAAIAFYRYRFIVNPLPRGSSAKKITILTISGLWLLSFAIAFPYFFGLRFRNGECEELSVVNNRSYVAIRFILNYALPYMIMLASYGAVARNLRRRIAQIKKRNRDLNVAPSCIVETKLQELRDGARMEERRSVLLDQNNRRDSKPENTDPEKDLLKMIFMLIIIFVVCYFPYQAHYVWERVCNITAYQFRYHRLFIDYNFILICLPSALHPLCYGTMNSFFAKAFSKIILCRS